The genomic region GAAGAATTATCTGTTGTTGTTTCAGAAGCTGCTTCAGGCTTATCTAATTCTTGTGGTTTTTCAATATTAATTTTTAATTCATTAGACTCTCTATCTAAGTCCATAAAGATTGAATCACCTTCTTTGAGTTCACTATTGACTATGGCTTCAGCAAGGGCATCTTCAATATATTTTTGTATAGCCCTATTAAGAGGTCTTGCACCATATTGCTTATCAAAGCCTTTATCTGCGATATAATCTTTAGCAGTCTCGCTTAAAGTTAAGTGATAGCCCAGTCCTTTTATGCGTTCAAATAGCTTTACTAATTCAATATCGATAATCTTATGAATATCGTCTCTTTCTAACGCATTAAATACAATGACATCATCAATCCTATTTAAAAATTCAGGTGCAAATGTTTTCTTTAAAGCGCCTTCGATAACACTACGTGTGTTTTCATCTTCTGCACTTTTACGAGCCGCTGTTCCGAATCCTACACCAGATCCAAAATCTTTTAATTTACGTGCTCCTACATTTGAGGTCATGATGATAATTGTATTTCTAAAATCGATTTTACGACCTAAACTATCAGTTAAATATCCATCATCTAATACTTGAAGAAGCATGTTAAATACATCTGGATGTGCTTTTTCAATTTCATCTAGTAATATCACCGCATAAGGCTTGCGTCTTACTTTTTCAGTAAGTTGTCCACCTTCTTCATAACCTACATAACCAGGTGGCGCTCCTATTAATCTAGAAATAGCAAACTTCTCCATATATTCACTCATATCAATACGTATCAATGAGTTTGCAGAATCAAATAGTTCACTAGCGATTACTTTTGCGAGTTGCGTTTTACCTACACCAGTCTGACCTAAAAATATAAAGGAACCTATTGGCTTATTAGGGTCTTTCAATCCAGCGCGATTGCGCTGTATTGCTTTCACAACTTGTTTAACCGCTTTATCTTGACCTATCACTTTGTTCTTTATAGAATCGCCTAGATTGAAGAGTTTCTTCATTTCCTTAGTGGCAATACGATTTACAGGTATTCCAGTCATCATACTTACAACCTCGGCTACATTTTCTTCTGTAACAGTATCTTTATGAAGTTTAGATGTTTCTTCCCATGTTTCTTGAGCTTCAGCCAGTGCCTTTTCTAATTTTTTCTCGTCATCACGCAATTTAGCCGCTTGCTCATATTTCTGTTTTTTAACGACAGCGGTTTTTTCTTCCTTAACCTCTTCTAATTGCTTTTCCAGGTCTAGGATTTGTTGAGGTACCTCAATATTGGTTATATGAATACGAGAACCAGCCTCGTCTAAGGCGTCAATCGCTTTATCTGGAAGAAAACGATCTGTCATATATCGATTTGTCAACTTAACACAAGCTTCAATGGCACCATCAGTATAAGAAACGTTATGGTGTTCTTCATACTTTTCCTTAATATTATTAAGTATAATTATAGTTTCTTCTACGCTAGTAGGTTCTACCATTACTTTCTGAAAACGTCTTTCTAAAGCCCCATCTTTTTCAATACTATTGCGGTATTCATCAAGCGTTGTAGCTCCTATACATTGAATTTCACCTCTTGCAAGAGCAGGTTTAAACATATTACTCGCATCTAGCGATCCTGCTGCACCACCAGCACCTACTATAGTATGTATCTCATCAATAAAAAGAATAATATCTTTATTCTTCTCTAATTCGTTCATAACGGCTTTCATGCGTTCTTCAAACTGACCTCTATATTTAGTTCCTGCAACTAAACTAGCAAGGTCTAAAGTAATGACCCTTTTATCATAAAGTATACGAGAAACTTTACGTTCTACAATACGTAGAGCGAGACCTTCGGCAATCGCACTTTTTCCTACTCCAGCTTCTCCTATAAGTAGTGGATTATTCTTTTTGCGACGACTTAAAATTTGAGATACACGCTGTATTTCTTCAATACGACCTACAACAGGATCTAGTTTGCCATCTTCGGCAGCTTTTGTTAAATCACGACCAAAATTGTCTAATACAGGTGTTTTACTTTTTTTACCGCCTTTAGTAGAACCGCTTTGAGAAAACAGATTTTCTTTTTCCTCACCTGAGTTATCATCATTAGAATCATTATCATTACTGAAAGCACCTTCTATAGGTTCCTCAGTATAACCATCTTCTTGAGATAATAAGGTTTTGAATTCTTCTTTAACGCTGTCATAATCAACTTTAAGTTTATTAAGAAGCTTAGTCGTTGGGTCATTTTCATTGCGTAAAATACACAATAATAAATGAGCCGTATTGATAGATGAGCTTTGAAACAGTTTTGCCTCTAGAAAAGTGGTTTTAAGAGCACGTTCTGCCTGTCTAGTAAGATGTAAATTCTTTTTTTCGTTTGCCGCTATGTGGGTATTAGGGTTTGCTGGGCTTAGTATCTCTACTTTGCGTCGCAAGTGATCTAAATCTACCGTTAGGTTATTTAATATATCAATGGCTTTACCATCTCCGTCTCTTAATAGACCTAGCATTAAATGTTCTGTTCCTATAAAATCGTGTCCTAACCTAAGCGCTTCTTCCTTGCTGTAGGCGATCACGTCTTTGACTCTTGGTGAAAAATTATCGTCCATATTGCTACTTTGAGTTAAATGTAATGAATTCTATTTGTTCAATATGTATACCAATTTGTTAAATGATGATTTTAAAGATTACGCTTTCGCGAAAGCGGAAGACAAAACCCTTTAAAACACAGCAATAAAGCAATTGTTAAACTTATCCACATTAAAGTAAATACTATGTTAATAAAAAGAATGGTAAACATAGTGTAAAGCCTTATTAAGACTAGGTTTTTCATTAAATTGCTTGCTTAATAATAAAAGTATTAATTAAACGGTTTTTTAAATGGCAGATGGAGAAAAGTTAATCCCGATTAACATCGAGGATGAGATGAAATCAGCATACATCGATTACTCGATGTCAGTCATAGTGTCACGAGCACTGCCAGATGTGCGAGATGGATTAAAACCAGTACACAGACGTGTTCTCTATGGAATGTATGAGCTAGGTGTACTGTCTAATAGAGGATATAAAAAGAGTGCGAGAATAGTAGGTGAGGTATTAGGTAAGTATCACCCACATGGTGATACATCAGTATACGATACTATGGTGCGTATGGCTCAAGAGTGGTCGCTACGTTACATGCTAGTAGATGGTCAGGGAAACTTTGGTAGTGTAGATGGTGATCCACCTGCAGCAATGCGTTATACCGAGGCTAGAATGAGAAAAATATCTGAAGAAATTCTTGCAGATATTGATAAAGAAACGGTAGATACTCAACTTAACTTTGACGACACGTTAAATGAGCCTACGGTAATGCCTACTCGTATACCTAACTTATTAGTGAATGGTGCGTCTGGTATCGCCGTAGGTATGGCTACAAATATGCCACCACATAACTTAACTGAAGTTATAGATGGTACTGTAGCATATATCGATAATAATGATATCGAAATTGATGAACTTATTACTCATGTTAAAGCTCCTGATTTTCCTACTGGTGGAATTATTTATGGATATGATGGTGTAAAAGACGCAATGCATACCGGTCGTGGTCGTGTTAAAATACGTGGTCGCGTTAGGCTGGAAGAAGTGAAAGGTCGTGAGTGTATTATCGTTGATGAATTACCATATCAAGTGAATAAAGCTGATATGATTAAGAAAACGGCAGACCTTATTAATGAGAAGAAGTTAGAAGGTATCTCTATGATAAGAGATGAGTCTGACCGTAATGGTATGCGTATCGTTTATATATTAAAACGTGATGCTATTCCTAATATCGTTATTAATAAATTGTACAAGCACACCGCTTTACAATCATCTTTCAGTGTAAATAATATCGCTTTAGTAAAAGGTCGTCCTCAATTACTTAATGTAAAGGAGATGATTCACTACTTTGTAGAACACAGACATGACGTTGTCGTTAGACGTACGGAGTTTGAATTACGTAAGGCAGAAGAAAGAGCTCACATATTAGAAGGTTTAATTATAGCTTCTGACAATATTGATGAGGTAATTGCTTTAATAAGAAGTAGTAGTAATGGAGAAGAAGCTCGCGAAAAGTTAATCAAACGTTTTGAATTGTCAGAGATTCAAGCACGTGCCATCGTAGAAATGCGTTTGAGACAGCTTACCGGTCTTGAACAAGATAAACTACGTAATGAGTATGACGATTTAATAGCAACTATTACCGATTTAAAAGACATTCTTGCAAGAAAAGAACGTCGTATGGATATTATTAAAGAGGAATTAATTGAGATTAAAGAAAAGTATGGTGATGAACGTCGTTCACAGATAGAATATGCTGGAGGAGATCTTTCTATAGAAGATATGATTGCTGATGAGCAAGTAGTCATCACTATATCTCATGCTGGTTATATTAAAAGAACACCGATTACTGAGTATAAAACACAAAATCGTGGTGGAGTAGGACAAAAAGCGAGTACAACACGCGATGAAGATTTCCTAGAAGATATTTTTGTAGGTACTAATCACCAGTACATGCTATTCTTTACTGAGAAAGGTAAATGTTTCTGGATGAGAGTTTATGAAATTCCAGAAGGTAGTCGTACTTCTAAAGGTAGAGCGATTCAAAATCTAATTAATATTGAACAAGACGATAATGTGAAAGCTGTCATCTGTACTCAAGATATTAAAGATCAAGATTATATCAACAGTCATTATGTAATCATGTGTACTAAAAAAGGTGTCGTAAAGAAAACCTCTTTAGAACAATACTCTAGACCACGTACTAATGGTATTAATGCGATAACTATACGTGAAGGAGATACTTTATTAGAGGCTAAACTTACTACCGGTGATAGTCATGTAATGCTAGGACTTAAAAGCGGTAAGGCTATTAGATTTGATGAGGCAAAAACCAGAGCGATGGGTAGAAATGCCAGTGGTGTAAGAGGTATAACCCTAGCAGATGATAATGATGAGGTTATAGGAATGGTTGCTGTAAACGATATGGAGTCTAACATTCTTGTTGTATCTGAAAAAGGATATGGTAAGAGATCTAGCCTTGAGGATTATAGAGAGACTAATCGTGGAGGTAAAGGAGTTAAAACTATATCTGTTACAGAAAAAACAGGTGGATTAGTTGCTCTTAAAAATGTAACTGATGATGATGGATTAATGATTA from Nonlabens arenilitoris harbors:
- a CDS encoding ATP-dependent Clp protease ATP-binding subunit, yielding MDDNFSPRVKDVIAYSKEEALRLGHDFIGTEHLMLGLLRDGDGKAIDILNNLTVDLDHLRRKVEILSPANPNTHIAANEKKNLHLTRQAERALKTTFLEAKLFQSSSINTAHLLLCILRNENDPTTKLLNKLKVDYDSVKEEFKTLLSQEDGYTEEPIEGAFSNDNDSNDDNSGEEKENLFSQSGSTKGGKKSKTPVLDNFGRDLTKAAEDGKLDPVVGRIEEIQRVSQILSRRKKNNPLLIGEAGVGKSAIAEGLALRIVERKVSRILYDKRVITLDLASLVAGTKYRGQFEERMKAVMNELEKNKDIILFIDEIHTIVGAGGAAGSLDASNMFKPALARGEIQCIGATTLDEYRNSIEKDGALERRFQKVMVEPTSVEETIIILNNIKEKYEEHHNVSYTDGAIEACVKLTNRYMTDRFLPDKAIDALDEAGSRIHITNIEVPQQILDLEKQLEEVKEEKTAVVKKQKYEQAAKLRDDEKKLEKALAEAQETWEETSKLHKDTVTEENVAEVVSMMTGIPVNRIATKEMKKLFNLGDSIKNKVIGQDKAVKQVVKAIQRNRAGLKDPNKPIGSFIFLGQTGVGKTQLAKVIASELFDSANSLIRIDMSEYMEKFAISRLIGAPPGYVGYEEGGQLTEKVRRKPYAVILLDEIEKAHPDVFNMLLQVLDDGYLTDSLGRKIDFRNTIIIMTSNVGARKLKDFGSGVGFGTAARKSAEDENTRSVIEGALKKTFAPEFLNRIDDVIVFNALERDDIHKIIDIELVKLFERIKGLGYHLTLSETAKDYIADKGFDKQYGARPLNRAIQKYIEDALAEAIVNSELKEGDSIFMDLDRESNELKINIEKPQELDKPEAASETTTDNSSESETE
- the gyrA gene encoding DNA gyrase subunit A; translated protein: MADGEKLIPINIEDEMKSAYIDYSMSVIVSRALPDVRDGLKPVHRRVLYGMYELGVLSNRGYKKSARIVGEVLGKYHPHGDTSVYDTMVRMAQEWSLRYMLVDGQGNFGSVDGDPPAAMRYTEARMRKISEEILADIDKETVDTQLNFDDTLNEPTVMPTRIPNLLVNGASGIAVGMATNMPPHNLTEVIDGTVAYIDNNDIEIDELITHVKAPDFPTGGIIYGYDGVKDAMHTGRGRVKIRGRVRLEEVKGRECIIVDELPYQVNKADMIKKTADLINEKKLEGISMIRDESDRNGMRIVYILKRDAIPNIVINKLYKHTALQSSFSVNNIALVKGRPQLLNVKEMIHYFVEHRHDVVVRRTEFELRKAEERAHILEGLIIASDNIDEVIALIRSSSNGEEAREKLIKRFELSEIQARAIVEMRLRQLTGLEQDKLRNEYDDLIATITDLKDILARKERRMDIIKEELIEIKEKYGDERRSQIEYAGGDLSIEDMIADEQVVITISHAGYIKRTPITEYKTQNRGGVGQKASTTRDEDFLEDIFVGTNHQYMLFFTEKGKCFWMRVYEIPEGSRTSKGRAIQNLINIEQDDNVKAVICTQDIKDQDYINSHYVIMCTKKGVVKKTSLEQYSRPRTNGINAITIREGDTLLEAKLTTGDSHVMLGLKSGKAIRFDEAKTRAMGRNASGVRGITLADDNDEVIGMVAVNDMESNILVVSEKGYGKRSSLEDYRETNRGGKGVKTISVTEKTGGLVALKNVTDDDGLMIINKSGVAIRIDVKDLRVMGRATQGVRLINLKGNDSIAAVAKVAQEENPEMNEDGTVIEEKGDGTTVVNDDSEE